From the Gossypium hirsutum isolate 1008001.06 chromosome A02, Gossypium_hirsutum_v2.1, whole genome shotgun sequence genome, the window AGTGCCATTTTCCTAGGTGATTCTTTACATCTTGGAAGGTACTAAAACTCTTTTTCCATAGTTTGAGATACTAGTTTTTATAAGAATCATTTGAGATGCAATTTAAACACACATATATAGATGAATGTGtttgaaattcaagaaaaaataataattgttagtaaatattaactctgttataatttagatttatttgattctttttaataatacaggaattaaattaatcaatttaataccATATATCTATCTAAATTTTGCAGCATAATAGGAGCAACTATTATATCAATGGGATTTTATGCTGTAATATGGGGACAATCAAAAGAAGATGAAAGGGTTTCATCTAATGGTAAGGCTCCTCTCTTGGAAGTGGAAGACTGCGAAGAATAGCTAAAATGATTCATGAAATCATCAAAAAGACTTGTTCAATGTCAATTGCAATATGAAAACACCATTTGGTGTTTTAAGTTCCCTCAAATTTTGGATTAAACCAGGTCCAATGGgttatttttatgtgttttttttattagaTAATATCATAGTGGGGGTGTGAATTTGAACTTGTATTGtataaaaaactaaataaacaaagtttgaggtttatttaatcttttaatccTTAGGATATCAATGTTGGACGCAATAGGATCACGTGACATGGAAAAAATAACTAAAACGAATATTTGAGCATGACAAAATATAAATACATGAAtatatcaaaatctttaaaacacaaattacttGTCAAAAATTATTGGTGTCCAATGTATGAATTCTTAGTGAGGAATGTTTGAACACTCGAACAGAACACAAGCAAAAGAGTTAAAAGTAACTAAAGTGTTACATCACTTCGAATGACATCGCATGTGTTTTATATACGacaaatttttatagatttatataCGACAAATGTAAGATTTAGCAACTTGACCTTTGTTTAGGGggataatctttaaaaaaaattgaccaaCTAATCACAAGCTCATTTAAAGGATTCGATTTTAGATTTTGGAGTTGTCCGTGATCATGATGGATTTTGGATTGCGGAGTTCACAAGGAATATTGGGCGTTGCTCAGCGACTATGGCGGAGCTATGGGGCATTCTGGATGGACTTCAAATTGCATAGAGTCTTGACATGAAGAATGTGATCCTTGAGATAGATAGTAAAGAAGCTATTCAATAAATTCAAGCAACTGGAGAGAAGCAGGATTACTCAGTAGTGATACACATCATTAAGGACTTACTTTAGCAAGATTAGACAATACGCTTAACACATGGGTTCAGAAAGGGCAACAGGATAGCAGATGGTATGACAAAGATGGCATTCTCAATACCGTTAagtaaaaatatattcaaataacCACCGGATGAAATCCTTCAAGTACTACATGAAGATCTTCTATAAATTTACATTGGATTAATCTcctttgtaaatatatatatatatattagtattcTTCATAATGTGAGTGGAGATTAAGCATAAAATCTTTTCCTGAAGCAAACTTTTTCATTGATGcattttaatgattaattaacttaaaatctgTTGCCTTTAGGAGTAAGGCATTTGAGAGCAACGGGATCTTGTTGTTATCCAAATAACATCATACACATCGAGACTATAGTAATCATAAGATGTGCTATTTTGATTGAGCTCATATGGTGATTTTACTTTTACTTCATGTAGCAGATTCATTCTTTAAACGTGACCTTGCAAACATTAGTGGTGATCATCAAATtacgtaaatattttatttgtgttCTTTTTTTTACTAATTGTTCTAGGCGAAGTTACAACATGCCATACAACACTTGCTAATAAACAAACCTTTTAATGAGTATCGGAACGAGTCatcaaacttttatttttagtGTGATTGTAATTGTCTGGCTATTAGCTAAAGACTATCTAAAGGAAGGAGGGAATCATCTCTCAACCACAATTGCTTGATGGATTTGCTTATTGTAAAGAAGGCTATCGATGTAAAGGTATGGCATGTTATCAGAACAAGTTGGACTCCATCTGTTGAAAGCAGTGTTGATGGAAGGTATGGCAATTTCACTCTCTCTTGGAAGATTTAGAAGGAAAAGAAATTACTGCTAACTAAAAATTTCAGCAAGGCATTTCACAAGTACTTTAAGAAGAACATGCACAATGATGGATGATGATCAACAATTAAGAACAAAGCCAAAGGAGGAGCATCAAAAAGTGTGCTAACACTCTAGAAATTCTTTGATAACACTTGGATAATGTTTGAGTAATCATTGTAATCAGCGGATCTCACTCAGTTGGGTGCAATTGAAGCATcacatttatatttttcaattcttAGAGATTGGAGGGTGAGAGTTGGAGTAATTATGCAAATAATTATacccaaattcatttttttaaaaatatttttatacaagttataaaaGTTATATTATAAGCATATGAACATGTATGAATACGATGGATATGgccaaattttttatattatatatcctaaaaaaatattataaaagtaatttgtgtattttataaatttataacaaaaaCTTATATTACTTAAAtcctaaaaaaattctaaagttgTCAAAAAGtttattgtaaaaattaatttacaaattataaaagtgttacaatatgtttatttataaaaagttatgaCCAAGTATAGACATCACGTATTTCTATGTCCAtgctatattataaaaataaatacacttacttataaaaaaataactttcgacaataaattatattatttataaaaagtgtTACAAAAGATTTAGacaatttataaaacattttttatagagattatatattataaattttatattaatttttacttaTATAAGATCTTATAATTAAAGTTACAAATTATTTTGACTGTGaacataaatattataaagtCAATGTTAATTTTGCAAATAAATCATATCATGATACATGATACCATTTTAGAGAATGGTGTCAGACACAAGTACCATAGATAGCTCACGAACtctttaaattgaaatatttaaggcttcgaaattaaatatattttcttataaattcttttacggtaaattcgtcatgactttaacggaatcaaaattgggttgaaaaaattatttaatcaaaaaaattaattaattaattaatatttattttgggaataggaaataaatatttagttagattaaattataaaatattgggTCAAAAGTCTAGAAAACACATATAACTAGACTCAATGCATAAGAGGCCCAATTCCCCTCATTTTACATGTGAAGGGtgacttaaataaatattatttgtgctATATTTATTTAATCGGGATTATTCTATCTCTTCCTGTAAATTTATAGGGTTGTCGAAAAGACCAAAAATAAAACAATCTTGAAAAAAATGAATTAGTAAAAAATGACAAGTAGGTTCGTATTCACGGATACCAATggtaattttatttctttaacaaacaaataaaataaaaaaaataaggagatttaaaattaaaaactaaaattaaaggtaaaacaaagtaaaaaagaaataactaaataaaatatgagaaaatcAATAAGGAAAAACTCTAGTCAGAGTAAATTCTCCGTTTAATTCAAGGGTTTGATCATTGAtgcaaaaaataaatttcaatgttattttataaattgGTTATAGTCACCGACAATTGCctaataacttaattttttttcttacattCTCGATAATCGAGACaatcatcattaattacttcTCTTATTGACAAATAATCCTATAAAAATTGCTTAGGAATTTCATTTATCAATAGCTTTAAGAATGAAAGAGACCGAATTCTAACCGATAAACACACTATCAAAGTTTATTTAAGTTATATCACATGCCCACACTACACAAACAATCACCTAGTTGTCACAAATCTTAGAAATCAATCAAtcaactaattatctaattgatAAAGCAGTTATTCTAAGCAATCAAACACcaacaaaatatttaacaaatctaaTCAATTGTAATTAAATCAAAAGACATGCAAATACTAAAGAGCAAAAAAAGATTAAAAGCAATTCGATCTCACAAACTTATAAAATCAAATTTAGAATATTATTTCGATTAGAAAAGAGGACTTAAAAacccataaaataaaattaagaacgATTAAGTTCAAGTCTCCCTAATCTTAATCTCACCATTCGATTTATAGGgtagaaataatataatgaagaaaaatagaaaagtgCCCTTAATTCAATAAAGCAAAGGTTTTTTAAGTTGCTATTTTCACGTTAAACTTTCAAGCCGTTTTTGAAtgtctttttgacatttttggacTTCATTTGtgaaataaatttagataaatttttcAATTTCCTTTGAATCAGTATACTATGGGTCCAAAACAGATGCCAATAGCTCAAATTATGACCAAAATATTGAAACTGCACTATGTTAAAAGTCCAAACCATAAAAACTTGTCAAAAATTAACTTTAACTCCCTTTTCACCAATCATTTCCTAAATCaatgaaataatataattaaaaatataaataacataattcaAGGCGAAAAGtatcacaaataaataaaaaattacacaCCTATCGATTACACAATGTTATTTGAATTCAACCGACTGGTTGAATCAATTGAACTAAAAATTGACTGATAACATCTATCCAAACATAAGATTTAACCACCTTCTGAACAAATCCCTTGAAACTAATTAAAAATCGAAaaccgaaataaaaaaaaattgttagttaaactgattaaaccaattttttttatttttaatatatttttaacttctataaaaaatttaacgatttatttaataattgttgGACCAAAGATCAAATTGAAAACTGGGGATTTAATTGATTCAATCACTGGTATGATTATCCACATGCAGTAAATAGAGggggaaaagaaaaactaaaaatcctTGATGCATACAAAATCTGTGCACCTAAAAGTAAAAAGCAGGGAAGAATTGTACAAACTTCAAAAGGGCAACTTAAAAGAGAAAAATCTGAGTTTGTTCATAATCATATTCATTGCAATGCCATATGATACAAATGCATACACCAAATCACCAATTTATTTGCCACCAAATCCATTCCCAAATACTCCCCCCCCCCCATTACAATGGCTTTTAATATGGCCTAATACAGGAAACAGATTCTAATTAATCGATTGATTAACTATCTAATACAATAACATAAAACTACACATACAGGAAACAATTAAGTTTCCTTCATGCCAGAAACAGGATCATACAGATACAGGGAACCATAAGTTTTTTTTCCTTGATTTAGAAAAGAATCGAATTTCATTGGTTCCAAAAAGACTTATGTTACCAGGTTTTCTTATGCGTGAAGGTACCCCTTCTCCTCCAGGTAAGATATCACAGTTTCAGCCATTTCACATGGGGAAGCACAGCTGTTTCCCTTTGGTGGTAATGCTAACTGTAAAATGGAAAGCTTTGTCATTTTGAAAACAAGCACGGGTTTGACGTGTTCAGGTCGAGATGCTGGAACCATGATTGAATTTATATCATATTCATATAGCCATAGCCATTGAACCATTTCTAAATGACATTTAGATGCATATTTGAACAAGAACGAGCTTATAAGAATGTTACTCCAATAATACACATACCTCACAATTCAGAGGTGGTTCATATGGGTCATCGATACCGGTAAAACCTACGAAGAAATATTATATAAGCTATTCTTTTAAATGTTAGCTTATACCAATCTTCAAGATTAATAAAATTCAGGAAAAGACACCTTTAATTTTTCCAGCTCTTGCGAGTTTGTACAGGCCCTTTGGGTCCCTTGCCTCGCATATTTCGATTGGCACATCCATGAACACCTGTTCATTGCATTAGCCAGTGGATTCTTCTTAAAAGCAATGTACAACATATATTTGATATAAAAGCTCTCTAAAAAATAAAGGCAGCACATACCTCAATGAAATCTCCATCTGGTAACAGCGCGCGGCATGCATCCCGGTCTCTTCGGTAGGGAGATATCACACTGACAATGCAGATGATGCCAGCATCAACAAAGAGCTTTGCCACCTCTCCTGTTTTTGAATCGTTGCAAGTTGAAACCATCAGAAGAAGAGAATGAAACTGATAAAATGACTGACGAGGAATCAATCATCATTTACCAATCCTTCGAATGTTCTCTGCACGATCTTCAGCTTTAAAAGTAAGGTCACGGTTTAGGCCATGCCGAACATTATCACCATCAAGGATGTAAGTTAACTTTCCCTTTGAATACAAGGCATGGCACAGCGCGCATGCCAATGTGCTCTTTCCTGAATTCGTAGACCACAGTGAGAGAGAGGTAGCACCATAATGGCATAAAAGCATGATAGGCACAAAGAAGGCCCTCTGAAATGTCAGTTATGTTGATCCAAGTTCTTGGTTTTGAATTTACAAGTTCCTCCACAACTAAAAGACCAGTGGTTCAGTTTTCGGAAACTTTGCTTTTGTTGTTTTAGCACATAAAAGAGACTACTAAAGCACATCATAAGCTCATAAAGCCATCTTATACGCTCAATAGATAGcaaaaaacaagaaataagtTGATAGAAAGAAGATTAGCATAAATGAGAAAAAAAACCATATAAATTACTTAATCAAACCTGAACCACTGAGACCCGTAATCCATATGATACAACCCTTTTGCTGAAGTAACTCTTGCCGATGAACTTTATCAACTGAACTTTTGTGCCATACTATGTTCCCTGCCTTTCCATTAGTGGCCATCTGATGGGCATTTTCACCTAGTTAGACGTTTGGAATCAGAACCCTAAGAAAATCCAACCGGAAAGAAACCATATCCAAAGAAATCACGACTTCACACCTATGTTACCTGGATTCGGCTATATGTACAACAGAGCATGCTCAGTTTTTTAAGTTTCTCCATACATTGAGAGAATCATATCAACATACTCGTATATGAATATATGTCGAACATGTATCAAATACagatatttgagaaaaaaattccaC encodes:
- the LOC121209441 gene encoding adenylyl-sulfate kinase 3, which gives rise to MVTLNTVPPSISCCSFSSGFDAGPPVPVPKVGFFKLPRSNGGNHAKLSLVQATEESTVATTNGRVAAVSGENAHQMATNGKAGNIVWHKSSVDKVHRQELLQQKGCIIWITGLSGSGKSTLACALCHALYSKGKLTYILDGDNVRHGLNRDLTFKAEDRAENIRRIGEVAKLFVDAGIICIVSVISPYRRDRDACRALLPDGDFIEVFMDVPIEICEARDPKGLYKLARAGKIKGFTGIDDPYEPPLNCELALPPKGNSCASPCEMAETVISYLEEKGYLHA